A genomic window from Desulfatiglans sp. includes:
- a CDS encoding FprA family A-type flavoprotein has translation MQKRKIKDGIFKLGSIDWDRRLFDSLIPLPDGTSYNAYLICGSEKTVLIDSVDPVMCDELMEQLSDVKKVDYIISHHAEQDHSGSIPMVLKRYPDAKVIASPKAKGMLMDLMHIDENAFVTVEDGETISIGNKSLKFIHTPWVHWPETMVTYLVEDKILFSCDFFGSHIATSDIYVTDQCRVHEAAKRYFAEIMMPFRNVIEKNLEKLKDYDIQMICPSHGQVYDKPDWIMDAYKEWVTGGPKNLVSLPFISMHGSTRVMIERLLSGLTAQGVSVELFNLAVTDIGKLAMSLVDAATIVVGVPTVLAGPHPVVAYATFLANAIRPRTKFLSIIGSYGWGGKTVETLSGMIPNLKVEVVEPVLVKGLPKEADLLAIDRLAQAIADKHREIGLI, from the coding sequence ATGCAGAAACGAAAAATAAAGGATGGTATTTTTAAACTTGGTTCCATTGACTGGGACAGGAGGTTGTTTGATTCGCTCATCCCTCTGCCGGATGGGACATCATATAATGCATACCTCATTTGCGGAAGTGAAAAGACTGTTCTGATTGATTCGGTTGACCCTGTAATGTGTGATGAACTTATGGAGCAGCTTTCTGATGTAAAGAAGGTCGATTATATAATCTCACATCATGCAGAGCAGGATCATTCAGGCTCTATACCTATGGTATTGAAGCGTTACCCTGATGCAAAGGTGATAGCCTCACCCAAGGCAAAGGGTATGCTTATGGATCTGATGCATATAGATGAAAATGCGTTTGTAACAGTTGAAGATGGAGAGACCATTTCTATTGGGAACAAGAGCCTGAAATTTATACACACCCCCTGGGTACACTGGCCTGAGACCATGGTGACTTACTTAGTAGAAGATAAAATACTTTTCAGTTGTGATTTTTTTGGTTCACATATCGCTACATCTGATATCTATGTGACAGACCAGTGCCGGGTACATGAGGCAGCAAAAAGATATTTTGCAGAGATCATGATGCCCTTCAGAAACGTGATTGAAAAAAATCTGGAAAAACTCAAGGATTATGACATACAGATGATCTGCCCCAGCCACGGCCAGGTTTATGACAAACCTGATTGGATCATGGATGCATATAAGGAGTGGGTAACAGGAGGGCCAAAAAACCTGGTCTCTCTGCCATTTATATCCATGCACGGCAGCACGAGGGTAATGATTGAGAGGCTTTTATCAGGGCTTACAGCACAGGGTGTGAGCGTTGAACTCTTTAACCTTGCAGTTACCGATATAGGCAAGCTCGCCATGTCTCTTGTGGATGCGGCAACAATAGTTGTTGGTGTGCCCACTGTACTGGCCGGACCTCATCCTGTCGTGGCCTATGCAACATTTCTTGCAAATGCCATAAGGCCAAGGACAAAATTCCTCTCCATTATCGGTTCATACGGATGGGGCGGTAAGACAGTTGAAACACTTTCAGGCATGATCCCCAACCTCAAGGTAGAGGTGGTTGAGCCTGTGCTGGTTAAAGGGCTCCCAAAAGAGGCTGATTTGCTTGCCATTGACAGGCTTGCCCAGGCTATAGCAGATAAACACAGGGAGATAGGGCTTATTTAG
- a CDS encoding lipid A deacylase LpxR family protein — protein MDLNNFTLYWENDFFSGTDRDYTNGIKLTWSSSFDEMKKLNIPAWSDRVYRILPFIKASDSTLAFSFSIGQDIYTPHNTASTELINDDRPYAGYTYIAAGFHSRMDVQKNTWEIQLGIVGPASYAETIQNAAHDLIGDARAKGWKHQLNNEITIDAIYESQWRAWSSRSYLNFAFDLIPHLGVRIGTVNIYVNGGAELRMGWNLPNDFGSCPIRAGCEISPPFSVDGIKSSSLHLFFSTDGKIVAHDIFLDGNNFRDSHSVKKRSLVGEFVYGITWQVEEFRITYSIIFRSKQFDTQRASNHDYGSLNLSYSF, from the coding sequence GTGGATTTAAATAACTTTACCCTTTACTGGGAGAACGACTTTTTTTCCGGTACCGACAGGGATTATACTAATGGCATCAAACTAACCTGGAGTTCATCCTTCGATGAGATGAAAAAGTTAAATATTCCAGCCTGGAGTGATCGGGTCTATAGGATACTGCCCTTTATAAAAGCAAGTGACAGTACCCTTGCTTTCAGCTTCTCAATTGGTCAGGATATATATACACCACATAATACAGCAAGTACTGAGCTCATTAATGATGACCGCCCCTATGCTGGTTACACATATATTGCAGCGGGTTTTCATTCCCGCATGGATGTCCAGAAAAATACATGGGAAATTCAATTGGGGATTGTGGGGCCAGCCTCTTATGCGGAGACTATCCAGAATGCTGCACACGACCTTATAGGAGATGCCCGCGCCAAAGGGTGGAAACATCAACTCAATAATGAGATAACCATTGATGCTATATACGAATCCCAGTGGCGTGCATGGTCAAGCAGATCATATTTGAATTTCGCTTTTGACCTGATCCCCCATTTGGGAGTTCGTATTGGCACAGTGAATATTTACGTAAATGGCGGAGCAGAACTTCGAATGGGATGGAACTTGCCCAATGACTTCGGAAGTTGTCCTATTCGTGCCGGTTGTGAAATATCTCCCCCTTTTTCCGTGGATGGAATAAAAAGCAGCAGCCTTCATCTATTCTTTTCTACTGATGGTAAGATTGTTGCACACGATATTTTTCTCGATGGTAACAATTTCAGGGATAGTCACAGTGTTAAAAAAAGATCACTGGTAGGAGAATTTGTTTATGGTATCACATGGCAGGTGGAAGAATTCAGGATTACCTATTCCATTATATTTCGAAGTAAACAGTTTGATACCCAGCGTGCCTCAAATCATGATTATGGCTCTCTGAATCTATCATACAGTTTTTGA
- a CDS encoding HPP family protein has protein sequence MEYFRKMKGITKSPPAVSKTEIFWSWIGAFLGISLVGLAHFKLLAGSSMIMLIGSFGASAVLIYGATRSPLAQPRNLIGGHILSAVIGVASFQMLGQIPWLSSAFAVATSIAVMHLTKTLHPPGGATALIAVIGGDQVHNLGYMYAFIPAGSGALIMLIVALLVNNIPKTRKYPEFWI, from the coding sequence ATGGAATATTTCAGAAAGATGAAAGGGATAACAAAAAGTCCTCCTGCTGTAAGCAAGACAGAGATATTCTGGTCGTGGATCGGTGCATTTCTGGGAATCAGCCTTGTTGGCTTGGCACACTTTAAGCTTCTCGCAGGCAGCAGCATGATCATGCTTATTGGTTCTTTCGGTGCATCAGCAGTGCTGATATATGGCGCAACCAGAAGCCCACTTGCACAGCCCAGGAACCTTATTGGCGGTCATATATTGTCAGCAGTAATCGGCGTTGCCAGTTTTCAGATGCTGGGACAAATACCGTGGCTTTCCTCTGCCTTTGCTGTAGCTACTTCAATAGCAGTGATGCACCTGACAAAAACCCTCCACCCCCCAGGAGGTGCAACTGCCCTCATTGCAGTAATAGGCGGGGATCAGGTACATAACCTGGGCTACATGTATGCCTTTATACCGGCTGGCTCAGGTGCATTAATCATGCTTATAGTAGCACTACTTGTAAACAATATACCTAAGACCAGGAAATACCCGGAATTCTGGATATGA
- a CDS encoding VOC family protein: MLKNLKTSNIILYCKNWETTVSFYRDILCLPVNFSNDWFYEFILSPSSRLSVADEKRASIKSCKGEGVTITLEVNDILSVHKDAVHKGMNPTAVKKHPWGASVFYSYDPEGHRIEIWQD; encoded by the coding sequence ATGCTAAAAAATCTTAAAACCTCAAATATTATCCTTTACTGCAAAAACTGGGAAACTACGGTTTCATTCTACAGAGATATTCTTTGCCTTCCGGTTAATTTTTCCAATGACTGGTTTTACGAATTCATACTATCCCCTTCATCAAGGTTGAGTGTTGCGGATGAAAAACGGGCTTCAATAAAAAGCTGCAAAGGAGAGGGTGTTACAATAACGCTGGAGGTTAATGACATTTTATCTGTCCATAAGGATGCTGTTCATAAAGGTATGAACCCTACCGCGGTAAAAAAACATCCCTGGGGGGCAAGTGTATTTTACTCCTATGATCCGGAAGGACATCGTATTGAAATCTGGCAGGATTAG
- a CDS encoding type 1 glutamine amidotransferase, whose translation MPFEELGIIFEWAKDKNILVSRTAFFLDEALPDINSFDLLVVMGGPMGVYDEDKYNWLKSEKEFIKESIFSRKAVLGICLGAQLIAWALGAKVYKNSNKEIGWFPVRKNTKSDSKYTGIFPDQFYAFHWHEDTFDIPKGATPIGESDACKNQGFIYKERVMALQFHLESTQTGIESLIKNCGDELIKGPFIQQAEKLREDYKYIPESNLLMYNALDFLISP comes from the coding sequence GTGCCATTTGAGGAGCTTGGAATTATTTTCGAATGGGCAAAAGATAAAAATATTCTAGTCTCCAGAACCGCATTTTTTCTCGATGAAGCATTGCCAGACATTAACTCTTTTGATCTTCTAGTTGTAATGGGCGGGCCAATGGGTGTGTATGATGAGGATAAGTACAACTGGCTTAAGTCTGAAAAAGAATTCATCAAAGAATCTATCTTTTCAAGAAAGGCCGTGCTGGGGATCTGTCTTGGGGCACAGCTAATCGCATGGGCACTGGGTGCAAAGGTATACAAAAACAGCAATAAGGAGATAGGTTGGTTTCCAGTGAGAAAAAATACAAAATCAGATTCCAAATACACAGGTATCTTCCCCGATCAATTTTATGCCTTTCACTGGCACGAGGACACCTTTGATATCCCTAAAGGGGCAACCCCGATAGGCGAAAGTGATGCATGCAAAAACCAGGGGTTTATTTATAAAGAAAGGGTAATGGCATTACAGTTTCACCTGGAGAGTACACAAACCGGGATTGAAAGCCTGATTAAAAACTGTGGTGATGAATTGATAAAAGGGCCTTTTATTCAGCAGGCTGAAAAATTACGAGAGGATTATAAATATATACCTGAATCAAATCTTTTAATGTATAATGCCCTTGATTTTTTAATATCGCCCTAG
- a CDS encoding 7-cyano-7-deazaguanine reductase, translating into MKERYKIFVLLASGLVIGFILFIGVSAGMHISDHRPFCSQCHIMNQAAITHKMSSHAKLACNECHAPHNLVEKLPFKAFTGTKDIYLNMFGNLEEPIEAGEDTTQVVNTNCKACHADTNTLVSSMEAKGVCTDCHRNIQHMRMKPISTRSVSDV; encoded by the coding sequence ATGAAAGAAAGGTATAAAATATTTGTGCTACTGGCATCCGGGCTTGTGATCGGGTTCATTCTTTTTATTGGGGTCAGCGCTGGCATGCATATAAGCGACCACCGCCCTTTCTGTTCACAGTGCCATATTATGAACCAGGCAGCCATTACCCACAAGATGTCCAGCCATGCAAAACTTGCCTGTAATGAATGCCACGCCCCCCATAACCTTGTGGAGAAACTGCCTTTCAAGGCATTCACAGGCACAAAGGATATCTATCTCAATATGTTCGGCAACCTTGAGGAGCCGATCGAGGCAGGTGAAGATACAACGCAGGTGGTAAATACCAACTGCAAGGCCTGCCATGCAGATACAAATACACTTGTATCAAGCATGGAGGCAAAAGGGGTATGCACAGACTGCCATCGTAATATCCAGCACATGCGTATGAAACCAATAAGCACAAGGAGCGTATCTGATGTTTAA
- a CDS encoding ammonia-forming cytochrome c nitrite reductase subunit c552: MFKRSIFVNTLLFIFICVALISSGCSDVNELKAPVYKTKLSANEIRNSAFKEEFPRQYDYYERNDESRVMTEYKGSVPYNKNNSVDFLPEGYKYAQPYLKNLWLGYAFSYEYREARGHTMALTDFLNIDRIDRYAEKGGLPKTCWNCKTPKMIDWYKEQGDDFWEGDVNEMRTEPDLKDNTIGCANCHDPQTMELALYSVPLQDYLKLKNKNFKELSRNDKRALVCGQCHVEYYFLDKSFGPSKKPKFPWDNGLDPEEIYTYYEDKGESTAKGFEGNFVDWTHPVSKTPMLKAQHPEYEMWSNGVHGAAGVTCADCHMPYVRSEDKKKISSHWWTSPLKDPEMRACRQCHSDKTGDFLKSRVIFHQKKTFDQLLIAQELSVKAHEAVRLALEYKGEKADNYEKLVIQAQQMIRKGQFFWDYVSAENSVGFHNPSKALDTLASSQQYSQKAVDLACEATRFGIAKELAGDIKKIVPPILNHSRKLQQESDHMKSHKWFEYIPVLPKADKVWDEQKRL; the protein is encoded by the coding sequence ATGTTTAAAAGATCTATATTCGTTAATACTCTATTATTTATTTTTATCTGTGTGGCATTAATATCATCAGGATGTTCAGATGTAAACGAACTTAAAGCCCCTGTATATAAAACAAAGCTCTCAGCAAATGAAATCCGCAACAGCGCATTCAAAGAGGAGTTTCCGCGCCAGTATGACTATTATGAGAGAAATGATGAAAGCAGGGTCATGACCGAATATAAAGGCTCTGTGCCCTACAATAAAAATAATTCAGTTGATTTTCTTCCGGAGGGCTACAAATATGCACAGCCTTATCTCAAGAACCTGTGGCTTGGCTATGCATTCAGCTATGAATACCGTGAGGCACGCGGTCATACAATGGCCCTTACCGATTTTCTAAATATAGACAGGATTGACCGGTATGCTGAAAAGGGCGGGCTTCCTAAGACCTGCTGGAACTGCAAGACCCCAAAGATGATAGACTGGTATAAAGAACAGGGAGACGATTTCTGGGAAGGTGATGTCAATGAGATGCGCACTGAGCCTGATTTAAAGGATAATACAATAGGGTGCGCAAACTGCCATGATCCTCAGACAATGGAGCTTGCCCTTTACAGTGTGCCTTTGCAGGACTATCTGAAGCTTAAAAATAAAAACTTCAAAGAGCTCTCCCGGAATGATAAAAGGGCGCTTGTTTGCGGGCAGTGCCATGTGGAATATTACTTTCTTGATAAATCCTTTGGACCGTCAAAAAAACCCAAATTTCCATGGGATAATGGCCTTGACCCTGAAGAGATATATACCTATTACGAAGACAAGGGTGAATCTACCGCAAAGGGGTTTGAAGGTAATTTTGTTGACTGGACACACCCTGTATCAAAGACACCCATGCTCAAAGCCCAGCACCCTGAATATGAGATGTGGAGCAACGGTGTTCACGGGGCAGCGGGTGTAACCTGTGCGGATTGCCACATGCCTTATGTGCGCTCTGAAGACAAGAAGAAGATCTCTTCGCACTGGTGGACTTCACCCCTTAAAGATCCTGAGATGCGCGCCTGCCGTCAGTGCCATTCAGATAAAACCGGTGATTTCTTAAAAAGCAGGGTAATCTTTCATCAGAAGAAGACCTTTGATCAACTGCTGATTGCACAGGAATTATCTGTAAAGGCCCATGAGGCAGTAAGGCTTGCGCTGGAATACAAGGGGGAAAAGGCTGATAATTATGAAAAGCTTGTGATACAGGCCCAGCAGATGATCCGAAAAGGGCAGTTCTTCTGGGACTATGTCTCCGCTGAAAACAGCGTGGGCTTCCATAATCCCTCAAAGGCGCTGGATACCCTTGCATCAAGTCAGCAGTACAGCCAGAAAGCAGTTGACCTTGCCTGCGAGGCCACAAGGTTCGGGATCGCAAAAGAGCTTGCAGGCGATATTAAAAAGATTGTCCCGCCCATTCTGAACCACAGCAGGAAGCTTCAGCAGGAGTCTGACCATATGAAAAGCCATAAATGGTTTGAGTATATACCGGTACTACCAAAGGCCGACAAGGTCTGGGACGAACAGAAAAGGCTGTAG
- a CDS encoding sulfite exporter TauE/SafE family protein — protein MFFETAGIEVLPWIPPLVGFIISFFTSMGGISGAFLLLPFQISFLNYTNPSVSATNQLYNVIAIPSGVYRYWREGRMVWPLSLIIITGTLPGVFIGAIIRIIYLPDPSHFKLFAALVLLYIAYRMLSDLLIKKQTHGALVISENRFQEIIKGGYINRKPEDKLLYAVKVTCFNLKRVGFTIYDEHFEAPFLAIFLLSFFVGVVGGIYGIGGGAIIAPFLITFFKLPVYIVAGASLMGTFVTSVAGVLFYQAIALSVPGLSVAPDWLIGILFGIGGMAGMYFGARCQKYASAKYIKWMLTFVMLYTSTKYVIDFIASI, from the coding sequence ATGTTTTTCGAGACTGCAGGTATAGAGGTGTTACCATGGATTCCACCTCTTGTTGGGTTTATTATTTCATTCTTTACATCAATGGGGGGCATATCAGGTGCGTTTCTTCTTCTGCCTTTTCAGATATCATTCTTGAACTATACAAACCCCTCTGTGAGCGCTACAAACCAGTTATATAATGTTATAGCCATTCCATCGGGAGTATACCGCTACTGGCGTGAAGGACGTATGGTATGGCCCCTATCCCTGATTATTATTACCGGGACACTGCCAGGTGTTTTTATAGGGGCTATAATACGGATAATATATCTCCCTGATCCGAGCCATTTTAAACTGTTTGCCGCCCTTGTACTGCTCTATATCGCCTATAGAATGCTTTCGGATCTGCTAATAAAAAAACAGACACACGGGGCATTGGTTATAAGTGAAAACAGGTTTCAGGAAATTATTAAAGGCGGATATATAAACAGAAAGCCGGAGGATAAGCTATTGTATGCTGTCAAGGTTACCTGCTTCAACCTGAAGCGGGTCGGGTTTACAATTTATGATGAACACTTTGAAGCGCCATTCTTAGCGATATTTCTTTTGAGCTTTTTTGTAGGCGTTGTTGGTGGAATCTATGGCATAGGCGGTGGGGCTATAATTGCACCTTTCCTTATTACCTTTTTCAAATTGCCTGTGTATATTGTTGCTGGCGCATCCCTGATGGGGACATTTGTAACATCAGTGGCCGGTGTTCTCTTTTATCAGGCCATTGCCCTGTCTGTACCAGGGCTCTCAGTAGCCCCTGACTGGCTGATCGGGATTCTTTTTGGTATAGGAGGCATGGCAGGTATGTATTTTGGGGCCAGGTGCCAGAAGTATGCATCTGCTAAATATATAAAGTGGATGCTCACTTTTGTAATGCTCTATACCTCAACAAAATATGTAATTGATTTTATAGCCTCTATCTAA
- a CDS encoding CBS domain-containing protein, with protein sequence MTDINALSCQPEINDEDILSAMRSMEGYIDITPADFREFYIKAYKHARERLLHGITAGQIMTRSVLSIASESNISLAADIMAKEKVSGLPVINNGEELVGIISEKDLVKSLIKDAPPSLMSVIARCLSNKGCLALSLRKLKVVDLMTAPAIAVYENTPLSEIINLLNKGSINRLPVKDKNNRLIGIITRSDIIKAIFNNVCTTDQE encoded by the coding sequence ATGACAGATATTAATGCCCTTTCATGCCAGCCTGAGATAAATGATGAGGATATCCTCTCTGCCATGAGGTCAATGGAGGGATACATCGATATCACCCCTGCCGATTTCAGGGAGTTTTATATTAAGGCATATAAACATGCAAGGGAGCGTCTGCTCCATGGGATTACTGCCGGTCAGATTATGACACGATCGGTTTTATCAATAGCTTCGGAAAGTAATATTTCCCTCGCAGCAGATATTATGGCAAAAGAGAAGGTAAGCGGTCTGCCTGTAATAAATAATGGAGAGGAGCTGGTGGGGATTATTTCTGAAAAGGATCTTGTAAAAAGTTTGATAAAAGATGCCCCTCCTTCCCTTATGTCTGTAATAGCCCGGTGCCTCAGCAATAAAGGCTGCCTTGCTTTGTCTCTCAGGAAACTGAAGGTGGTGGACCTTATGACAGCCCCTGCTATAGCAGTTTATGAAAATACCCCGCTTTCCGAGATAATAAATCTGCTTAATAAAGGCAGCATTAACAGATTACCGGTAAAAGACAAAAACAACCGGCTTATTGGAATCATTACAAGGTCGGATATTATCAAGGCCATTTTTAATAATGTCTGCACTACTGATCAGGAATAG